A single Clostridium sp. AN503 DNA region contains:
- a CDS encoding glycosyltransferase family A protein, giving the protein MDNSPLISVIMPAYNAEKTLIQAVQSVINQTYCNWELLIIDDCSIDNTYALMQKLQLSNTKIKILKNHQNAGVSESRNKGVQAALGSWIAFLDSDDMWAPNKLEKQVKLLARNNEAALIFTGSAFVNAIGEMSEYKLSVPETITYHQLLKQNVISCSSVMVKRDIICHFPMKYDDMHEDYAVWLQILKQGYQAYGINEPLLVYRLSTNSKSSNKKKAALMTYKVYRYLGLNHIQAMYYFVWYGCKNLKKYHAIQKK; this is encoded by the coding sequence ATGGACAATAGCCCATTGATTTCCGTTATAATGCCTGCTTACAATGCAGAAAAAACGTTGATTCAGGCAGTTCAGTCTGTCATCAACCAGACTTACTGTAATTGGGAGTTATTAATTATAGATGACTGCTCTATAGATAACACATATGCATTGATGCAAAAACTTCAACTCAGCAATACAAAAATCAAAATTTTGAAAAACCATCAAAATGCAGGTGTATCTGAGTCACGGAATAAAGGTGTGCAAGCTGCGTTGGGGTCATGGATTGCCTTTTTGGACAGTGATGATATGTGGGCTCCCAACAAACTGGAAAAACAAGTAAAATTATTAGCGCGAAATAATGAAGCTGCTCTGATATTTACAGGAAGCGCTTTTGTGAATGCAATTGGAGAAATGTCAGAATACAAGCTTTCTGTACCTGAGACAATCACATATCATCAGTTATTAAAACAAAATGTAATTTCCTGTTCATCAGTAATGGTTAAAAGAGATATAATCTGTCATTTTCCGATGAAATATGATGACATGCATGAAGATTATGCAGTATGGCTGCAAATCTTAAAACAGGGGTATCAGGCTTATGGAATCAATGAGCCATTGCTAGTATATCGCCTGTCAACAAATTCAAAATCAAGCAATAAGAAAAAAGCTGCATTGATGACATATAAAGTATATCGCTACCTTGGTCTGAACCATATACAGGCAATGTATTATTTTGTTTGGTATGGCTGTAAAAATCTAAAAAAATATCACGCAATACAAAAAAAGTAA
- a CDS encoding sugar transferase, producing MKSYEQYKRLIRFFTSVAILAIEVGIYWIAWDQYFSQAAGTPFFRKGDWLMAAVYAILLLFFSRMYGGLKIGYLEKGNVLYSQVLSVILVNVITYLQVALLAKRFLGPAPFLVMFACQVIAICIWTLLANKLFQKLFPPRQMLLIYGNRPSLTLMHKMNCRKDRYQIRQVVHIEVGLERILELIADYDAVVICDVPSQIRNQVLKYCYGKGIRVYVTPKISDILIRSAEDVNLFDTPLIMARNGRMSIEQAFAKRTMDIVIAGIACVIASPFMLVTALAVKLQDGGPALYKQKRLTIDGEEFYVYKFRSMRMDAEKDGVARLASAGDSRITPVGAFIRKVRLDELPQLFNILKGDMSIVGPRPERPEIAAQYEAEMPEFQYRLRVKAGLTGYAQIFGKYNTTPYDKLKLDLHYIQNYSVMLDVKLMIQTVKILFMKESTEGVAAGQTTAAMEPSTIVKDKEHGQ from the coding sequence ATGAAAAGCTATGAACAATATAAACGTCTGATCCGTTTCTTCACCTCGGTCGCCATCCTGGCCATCGAGGTGGGCATCTACTGGATCGCCTGGGACCAGTACTTTTCCCAGGCTGCAGGCACGCCCTTCTTCCGAAAAGGGGACTGGCTGATGGCTGCCGTCTATGCCATCCTGCTGTTATTCTTTTCCCGGATGTACGGCGGACTGAAGATCGGATATTTAGAGAAGGGCAATGTGCTCTACTCCCAGGTACTCTCCGTGATCCTCGTCAATGTGATCACGTATCTTCAGGTGGCGCTCCTGGCGAAACGGTTTTTAGGGCCGGCGCCTTTCCTGGTGATGTTCGCCTGCCAGGTCATTGCGATCTGCATCTGGACGCTGTTGGCAAACAAGCTGTTCCAAAAGCTGTTCCCGCCGCGCCAGATGCTCCTGATCTACGGCAACCGGCCGTCCCTAACCCTGATGCACAAGATGAACTGCCGCAAGGACCGGTATCAGATCCGGCAGGTGGTACATATCGAGGTGGGATTAGAGCGGATCCTGGAGCTGATCGCGGACTATGACGCAGTGGTCATCTGCGACGTGCCGTCCCAGATCCGGAACCAGGTCTTAAAGTATTGCTATGGCAAGGGGATCCGGGTATATGTGACCCCGAAGATCTCCGATATCCTGATCCGCAGCGCGGAGGATGTGAACCTGTTTGACACGCCGCTGATCATGGCGAGGAACGGGAGGATGTCCATCGAACAGGCATTTGCAAAGCGGACGATGGACATCGTGATCGCAGGGATCGCCTGTGTGATCGCCTCCCCGTTCATGCTGGTGACAGCCCTGGCCGTAAAGCTTCAGGACGGCGGCCCGGCGCTGTACAAGCAGAAACGCCTGACTATCGACGGGGAGGAATTTTATGTATATAAGTTCCGGAGCATGCGGATGGATGCGGAGAAGGACGGCGTGGCGCGGTTAGCCAGCGCTGGGGACAGCCGGATCACCCCGGTGGGGGCATTTATCCGGAAGGTACGGCTGGATGAGCTGCCGCAGCTTTTTAACATCTTAAAAGGCGATATGAGCATCGTGGGGCCGAGGCCGGAGCGGCCGGAGATCGCAGCGCAGTACGAGGCAGAGATGCCGGAGTTCCAGTACCGGCTGCGGGTGAAGGCAGGGCTTACCGGGTATGCGCAGATCTTTGGGAAATACAACACGACGCCCTATGACAAACTGAAGCTGGATCTGCATTACATACAGAATTATTCGGTGATGCTGGACGTGAAGCTGATGATCCAGACGGTGAAGATCTTGTTTATGAAAGAGAGTACGGAAGGGGTCGCGGCTGGGCAGACGACGGCAGCGATGGAACCTTCCACAATAGTAAAGGATAAAGAGCATGGACAATAG